One stretch of Juglans microcarpa x Juglans regia isolate MS1-56 chromosome 3D, Jm3101_v1.0, whole genome shotgun sequence DNA includes these proteins:
- the LOC121256122 gene encoding cytochrome P450 78A4-like: MADSVVLANLSLLLLCIVATHLSTDPWPLIITILLPCLFMILAILLNYWLVPGGFAWRNHHQNSPKLRGPSGWPILGTLPNQMSALAHRKLAAMASSHGATRLMAFSLGTTRAIISSHPETAKEILCGSSFSDRPMKISARLLMFERAIGFAPAGDYWRHLRRIAANYMFSPRRISGLEALRQRVANEMLEGALKEMEGRGFVELRGIFQRGSLSNILESVFGSGLELEKEECLGEMVREGYDLIAKFNLEDHLPLKFLDFQGVKRKCYRLAGKVNSVVGEMVKERKRAGDFGAGNDFLSALLSLPMEDRLSDSDMVAVLWEMIFRGTDNISVLLEWIMARMVIHQDIQKKVQDELDTCVGNHRQVQDSDIPNLPYLQAIVKEVLRMHPPGPLLSWARLAVHDVHVGKILVPAGTTTMVNMWAITHDPSIWNDPWVFRPERFIEEEISIMGSDLRLAPFGSGRRVCPGRALGLATVHLWLGRLLHEFKWLPIESVDLSECLKLSLEMKMPLSCCMIRRCDIMSI, encoded by the exons ATGGCCGACTCCGTCGTGCTAGCCAACCTCTCTCTTTTATTGCTTTGCATTGTAGCCACACACCTAAGTACTGATCCATGGCCTCTAATTATCACAATCCTTTTACCGTGTTTGTTTATGATCTTAGCAATCCTCCTAAATTATTGGCTTGTCCCGGGGGGCTTTGCATGGAGAAACCACCATCAAAACTCTCCCAAACTTCGAGGTCCGTCTGGTTGGCCAATATTGGGTACCTTACCCAACCAAATGAGCGCTCTTGCTCATCGTAAGTTGGCTGCCATGGCTTCCTCTCATGGTGCTACTCGGCTTATGGCATTCAGTCTAGGAACCACGCGTGCAATCATCAGCAGCCATCCGGAGACCGCAAAGGAAATCCTATGCGGGTCTTCTTTTTCAGATCGGCCCATGAAAATCTCTGCTCGTTTACTCATGTTTGAGCGCGCCATTGGCTTCGCTCCTGCCGGTGACTATTGGCGTCATCTTCGTAGGATTGCTGCAAATTACATGTTCTCCCCTAGGAGAATTTCTGGGCTAGAGGCACTAAGGCAACGCGTGGCTAATGAAATGTTGGAGGGAGCTTTGAAGGAGATGGAGGGCAGAGGGTTTGTGGAATTGAGAGGTATATTTCAAAGAGGATCTCTAAGTAACATACTAGAGAGTGTATTTGGAAGTGGCTTAGAATTAGAAAAAGAAGAGTGCTTGGGCGAGATGGTCAGAGAAGGGTACGATCTCAttgcaaaatttaatttggagGACCATTTGCCTCTGAAGTTTTTAGACTTTCAGGGGGTAAAGAGAAAGTGCTACCGATTGGCAGGTAAGGTTAATAGTGTGGTGGGTGAGAtggtaaaagaaagaaaaagagctGGGGACTTCGGTGCTGGAAATGATTTTCTTAGTGCTTTGCTATCCCTGCCCATGGAGGATCGACTAAGTGACTCGGACATGGTAGCTGTCTTGTGG GAAATGATATTTCGAGGAACAGATAATATCTCCGTACTTCTCGAGTGGATCATGGCCAGGATGGTTATTCACCAAGACATTCAAAAGAAAGTCCAAGATGAGCTCGACACGTGCGTAGGCAATCACAGGCAAGTTCAAGACTCCGATATTCCAAACCTCCCTTACCTTCAGGCCATAGTCAAAGAAGTCCTCCGCATGCACCCTCCAGGCCCATTACTCTCGTGGGCCCGTCTTGCTGTCCACGATGTCCACGTTGGAAAGATTCTTGTGCCCGCTGGCACAACAACAATGGTGAACATGTGGGCCATAACCCACGACCCATCCATTTGGAATGATCCATGGGTCTTTAGACCCGAACGATTTATTGAGGAAGAGATATCCATCATGGGCTCTGATCTAAGACTTGCACCATTCGGATCGGGTCGTAGGGTGTGTCCTGGCAGAGCACTAGGTTTAGCCACGGTGCATTTGTGGCTCGGACGGCTTCTCCATGAATTTAAATGGCTTCCAATAGAATCTGTAGATCTTTCAGAATGCTTGAAGCTCTCCCTTGAAATGAAAATGCCGTTGTCATGTTGCATGATCCGTAGATGTGACATCATGAGCATATGA
- the LOC121256127 gene encoding mitochondrial import receptor subunit TOM20-like produces the protein MEFSQDDLDRLLLFEHSRQTAEANHAKNPLDADNLTKWGGALLELSQFQNVADSKLMISDAVSKLEEALVINPVKHEALWCLGNAYTSQAFLTPEPDEAKGSFDKAHDCYQKAVNEDPANELYRKSLEVTAKAPELHMEIHKQGLGQQTMGGASSAASNEKGSKKKKSGDLKYDIFGWIILAVGIVAWVGMAKSHIPPPPPR, from the exons ATGGAATTCTCTCAGGATGACCTCGATCGGCTTCTCCTGTTCGAGCACTCTCGCCAAACTGCCGAAGCTAACCACGCCAAAAACCCTCTCGATGCCGAT AATCTAACCAAGTGGGGAGGAGCGTTGCTTGAATTGTCGCAATTTCAAAATGTCGCCGACTCGAAGCTAATGATTAGTG ATGCCGTTTCGAAGTTGGAGGAGGCTTTGGTTATCAATCCAGTAAAGCATGAGGCTCTATGGTGCCTGGGAAACGCCTACACCTCCCAAGCATTTCTCACTCCTGAGCCTGATGAGGCAAAAGGTTCTTTTGATAAGGCGCATGACTGTTACCAAAAGGCAGTTAATGAG gatcCAGCTAATGAGCTCTATCGCAAGTCTTTAGAAGTCACTGCTAAG GCACCAGAACTGCACATGGAGATCCACAAGCAAGGGCTTGGCCAACAGACTATGGGTGGCGCATCTTCTGCTGCTTCTAATGAAAAG ggttccaagaagaagaaaagtggTGATCTCAAATATGACATATTTGGATGGATTATACTAGCAGTTGGAATTGTTGCATGGGTGGGAATGGCGAAATCCCACATACCTCCCCCTCCTCCAAGATGA